A single region of the Microcella sp. genome encodes:
- a CDS encoding response regulator transcription factor encodes MTEHIRVVLVDDQPLFRHGVAAVVAAQPDMQLVGEAGTGAEAVALLDEVEADVVLMDIRMPDVDGAEATRRLLSPERAARRSTPLRIVVLTTFGLDERARAAVDVGAAGFLLKDASPEFLISAIRAVHAGTAVAAAGDLSALLATTPARTHPDPPAAFATLTERERLVFDAAAEGLSNAEIASRLYLSESTVKTHVSNVLAKLGVRDRVQLVVLAHRHGLGGDARDDGQAHGG; translated from the coding sequence ATGACCGAGCACATTCGGGTGGTGCTCGTCGACGATCAGCCGCTCTTCCGGCACGGCGTCGCCGCAGTGGTGGCGGCCCAGCCCGACATGCAGCTCGTGGGTGAGGCGGGCACGGGCGCCGAAGCTGTCGCCCTGCTCGACGAGGTCGAGGCCGACGTCGTGCTCATGGATATCCGCATGCCCGACGTCGACGGAGCAGAAGCGACACGTCGACTGCTGAGCCCCGAACGTGCCGCGCGCCGGTCGACGCCCCTGCGCATCGTGGTGCTGACAACCTTCGGGCTCGACGAGCGGGCGCGAGCGGCCGTCGACGTGGGGGCCGCGGGGTTTCTGCTGAAAGACGCCAGCCCAGAGTTTCTGATCTCGGCGATCAGAGCGGTGCACGCAGGAACAGCGGTCGCTGCGGCAGGAGACCTCTCAGCGCTGCTCGCGACGACCCCGGCGCGCACCCACCCCGACCCGCCTGCCGCGTTCGCAACCCTCACCGAGCGAGAGCGACTCGTCTTCGACGCGGCGGCCGAAGGGCTCAGCAACGCCGAGATCGCGTCGCGGCTCTATCTCAGCGAGTCGACTGTCAAGACCCACGTGAGCAACGTGCTCGCCAAGCTGGGGGTTCGAGATCGCGTGCAGCTCGTCGTGCTCGCACACCGTCACGGGCTCGGCGGCGACGCGCGCGATGACGGGCAGGCGCACGGCGGGTGA
- a CDS encoding histidine kinase, with product MTLHPALVRSRTGVLVADGLGGLVLFIASGGLRAALGSADAGVGTGSLVVFVFAAAVMAAAMTVRRLRPEWALGLAWVSTVVHMLGGLDAELTQLGVLIVLATAAHYGSTLVLRVSGASVVVGAIIAVVYLVAIDSWIVRVFGGTAFTPSWVPYAVLVVLIGMVLAVPWLIGLLARYLRLSREGRERAALAQAEARRAREIADLQASRMSLARDVHDIVGHSLAVIIAQAESVRFRDVAEPDDLEAVRTTVATIADTARRSLGEVRQVLASTSLESTSTDSTIESPQPTSSLDLDRLIGDVERSRPGMIVRRADTVRLPSGEASVALYRAVQELLTNALRHGDSAEPLIVDIAETSDHIEVEVVNSVAGAGDSEHPAARHGTGIDGARSRLEAVAGSLTIDASTHTFRAIARVPVGEGDS from the coding sequence ATGACTCTTCACCCGGCCCTCGTGCGCTCGCGCACCGGGGTGCTCGTCGCCGACGGGCTCGGCGGCCTCGTGCTCTTCATCGCCTCGGGAGGCCTGCGCGCTGCGCTCGGAAGTGCTGACGCGGGAGTCGGCACGGGCTCGCTCGTCGTGTTCGTATTCGCCGCTGCAGTGATGGCCGCGGCCATGACTGTGCGCCGGCTGCGGCCAGAGTGGGCTCTGGGGCTCGCGTGGGTGAGCACCGTCGTGCACATGCTCGGTGGGCTCGACGCTGAGCTCACCCAGCTGGGGGTGCTCATCGTGCTCGCCACGGCCGCGCACTACGGCTCGACCCTCGTGCTGCGGGTGAGCGGCGCTTCGGTCGTCGTGGGCGCGATCATCGCCGTCGTCTATCTGGTGGCGATCGACTCGTGGATCGTGCGCGTCTTCGGCGGCACCGCGTTCACACCCTCATGGGTGCCCTATGCGGTGCTGGTCGTGCTCATCGGCATGGTGCTCGCCGTGCCGTGGCTCATCGGGCTGCTCGCTCGGTATCTGCGCCTCAGCCGCGAGGGTCGCGAGCGCGCGGCGCTCGCTCAGGCCGAGGCGAGGCGTGCACGCGAGATCGCCGACCTGCAGGCGTCGCGCATGTCGCTCGCGCGCGATGTGCACGACATCGTCGGTCACTCGCTCGCGGTGATCATCGCGCAAGCTGAGTCGGTGCGCTTTCGAGACGTCGCCGAGCCTGATGACCTCGAGGCGGTGCGCACCACGGTCGCCACGATCGCCGATACCGCTCGACGCTCACTGGGCGAGGTGCGGCAGGTTCTTGCATCGACATCGCTCGAGTCGACCTCGACCGACTCGACGATCGAGAGCCCGCAGCCGACTTCGAGTCTCGACCTCGACCGGCTCATCGGCGACGTCGAGCGCTCGCGCCCCGGCATGATCGTGCGCCGAGCCGACACCGTGCGCCTGCCGAGCGGCGAGGCCTCGGTGGCCCTCTACCGGGCGGTGCAAGAGCTGCTCACCAACGCGCTACGACACGGCGACAGCGCCGAGCCGCTCATTGTCGACATTGCCGAGACGAGCGACCACATCGAGGTCGAGGTGGTCAACAGCGTTGCCGGTGCGGGCGACAGCGAGCATCCGGCAGCACGCCACGGAACCGGGATCGACGGCGCGCGATCACGCCTCGAAGCTGTCGCAGGGTCTCTCACCATCGACGCCTCGACGCACACGTTCCGTGCGATCGCCCGCGTTCCGGTGGGGGAGGGCGACTCATGA
- a CDS encoding ABC transporter ATP-binding protein, with protein MTHTRTGRDDIVARCTDLTRLFGADGATVAAVDRISAEFRRGELTAVVGPSGSGKSTLMYLLAGLDEPTWGEIELDGHALAGFDEAQLAALRHERMGFIFQSFNLLPGLSAIENIRLPETLGRRRREHDPVWEAELIARLGLTELLERRPHELSGGQQQRVAIARALAHRPAVVFADEPTGNLDLATGGEVLHLLTDLVHDSGCGIIMVTHDPVAASSADRVLSIRDGHLVAELGRATAAEISAIMLAGALDAQAVVPAEVNR; from the coding sequence ATGACACACACCAGAACAGGGCGAGACGACATCGTCGCCCGCTGCACAGACCTCACTCGACTCTTCGGTGCTGACGGCGCGACCGTCGCCGCCGTCGACCGCATCTCGGCGGAGTTCCGTCGCGGAGAGCTCACTGCCGTCGTCGGCCCGAGCGGCTCGGGCAAGTCGACGCTCATGTACCTGCTCGCGGGGCTCGACGAGCCCACGTGGGGCGAGATCGAGCTCGACGGCCACGCCCTCGCCGGATTCGATGAAGCGCAGCTCGCCGCCCTGCGGCACGAGCGCATGGGATTCATCTTTCAGTCGTTCAACCTGCTGCCCGGGCTGAGCGCCATCGAGAACATTCGACTGCCTGAGACCCTCGGCCGGCGTCGGCGCGAGCACGACCCTGTGTGGGAGGCCGAACTCATCGCCCGCCTCGGCCTCACCGAGCTGCTCGAGCGCCGCCCGCACGAGCTCTCGGGCGGCCAGCAGCAGAGGGTTGCCATTGCACGTGCCCTCGCCCACCGACCCGCCGTGGTCTTCGCCGATGAGCCCACCGGCAACCTCGACCTCGCTACGGGCGGCGAAGTGCTGCACCTGCTCACCGACCTCGTGCACGACAGCGGCTGCGGCATCATCATGGTGACGCACGACCCGGTGGCAGCGAGCTCGGCAGACCGCGTGCTCTCGATTCGAGACGGGCACCTCGTGGCCGAACTCGGTCGCGCCACTGCCGCCGAGATCTCGGCGATCATGCTCGCCGGCGCGCTCGACGCGCAGGCCGTCGTGCCCGCTGAGGTGAATCGATGA
- a CDS encoding FtsX-like permease family protein: MTGRGGTLAAIAVITLSAVYITLLTAFMALLRTGLVSTPFGQGATADIVLGVLGSAFLLVALIVSTVVVTNAFVLVAASRVNDIALRRLLGASASSERRRMVAEGVRMSLGSTALGVLLGAGAAYAIFSAGSQQGGMFEDAQFSDMLNPFVIAPLAALQVCTVVAAWRGSAMVLAAKPVQALGIASTQAAGGDDEVRLSRAAALTLLGGIALLGLTFVAGAFTPLAAFLGIIAGTVVAIGVLAGASGIMPRVMALIARLLPARGPAALARRTVSEHPARTSRAALGVLIGVAVVSMFVVATASANFSLALRYEGSDLAGEADEVLLAVMGIVSALIGFVVIIAAVGLATTVALNTRLRAREIAVARILGQSRRDAATAIVLESAVLSLAAALSGLALGAVLGWVGAQSVIGVAMPGGVVLPFVPLPLIGVVLATSIVLTILSSAAPLRFVLADSPVRAFARA, encoded by the coding sequence ATGACCGGGCGTGGCGGCACCCTCGCCGCCATCGCCGTCATCACGCTGAGCGCCGTGTACATCACCCTGCTGACGGCGTTCATGGCGCTGCTGCGCACCGGACTGGTCTCGACCCCGTTCGGTCAGGGCGCGACGGCAGACATCGTGCTCGGCGTGCTCGGCTCGGCGTTTCTGCTCGTCGCGCTCATCGTCTCGACCGTCGTGGTGACCAACGCCTTCGTCTTGGTCGCGGCGTCGCGCGTCAACGACATCGCCTTGCGCCGACTGCTCGGCGCCTCGGCGTCGAGTGAGCGACGACGCATGGTCGCAGAAGGCGTGCGCATGTCGCTCGGTTCGACGGCCCTCGGCGTGCTGCTCGGCGCTGGCGCCGCGTATGCGATCTTCTCGGCCGGCTCGCAGCAGGGCGGCATGTTCGAAGACGCCCAGTTCTCAGACATGCTCAACCCCTTCGTCATCGCCCCACTGGCGGCCCTGCAGGTGTGCACGGTGGTGGCCGCCTGGCGTGGGTCGGCGATGGTGCTCGCCGCGAAACCCGTGCAGGCGCTCGGCATCGCCAGCACGCAGGCTGCGGGGGGCGACGACGAGGTTCGACTCAGTCGCGCCGCTGCGCTGACTCTGCTCGGCGGCATCGCGCTGCTCGGCCTCACCTTCGTCGCGGGCGCCTTCACACCCTTGGCCGCCTTTCTCGGCATCATCGCCGGCACTGTCGTGGCGATCGGCGTGCTGGCGGGAGCCAGCGGCATCATGCCGCGGGTGATGGCCCTCATCGCCCGACTGCTGCCGGCGCGGGGCCCGGCGGCGCTCGCGCGACGAACAGTCTCAGAGCACCCTGCCCGCACGTCTCGCGCCGCGCTCGGCGTGCTCATCGGGGTGGCTGTCGTGTCGATGTTCGTCGTCGCGACCGCGAGCGCCAACTTCTCGCTCGCGCTCAGGTATGAGGGCTCGGACCTCGCTGGTGAGGCCGACGAGGTGCTCTTGGCAGTCATGGGCATCGTGAGCGCCCTCATCGGGTTCGTCGTGATCATCGCGGCAGTCGGGCTCGCCACGACCGTCGCCTTGAACACGCGGCTGCGCGCTCGAGAGATCGCCGTGGCGCGCATTCTGGGCCAATCGAGGCGCGATGCCGCCACCGCCATCGTGCTCGAGTCTGCGGTGCTGAGCCTCGCCGCCGCGCTGTCGGGCCTCGCGCTCGGTGCCGTGCTGGGCTGGGTGGGAGCTCAGAGCGTCATCGGAGTCGCCATGCCCGGCGGCGTCGTGCTGCCGTTCGTGCCGCTGCCGCTCATCGGTGTCGTGCTCGCGACCTCGATCGTGCTCACGATCTTGTCGAGCGCCGCACCCTTGCGCTTCGTGCTCGCCGACTCGCCCGTGCGGGCCTTCGCCCGCGCCTGA
- the argG gene encoding argininosuccinate synthase has protein sequence MSKVLTSLPVGERVGIAFSGGLDTSVAVAWMRDKGAIPCTYTGDLGQPDEPDVAAVPARATEYGAEISRLVDAKAALVEEGLVALACGAFHIRNAGKTYFNTTPLGRAVTGTMLVRAMKDDGVEIWGDGSTYKGNDIERFYRYGLLANPRLRIYKPWLDADFVTELGGRQEMSEWLVAHGFPYRDSAEKAYSTDANIWGATHEAKTLEHLDVSLETVEPIMGVKFWDESVQIATEDVTVAFAEGRPVALNGVEYTDAVRLVLEANAIGGRHGLGMSDQIENRIIEAKSRGIYEAPGMALLHIAYERLLNGIHNEDTIANYHAEGRRLGRLMYEGRWLDPQSLMLRESIQKWVGSAVTGEVTLRLRRGDDYTIVDTTGPGLSYSPEKLSMERVGDAAFGPTDRIGQLTMRNLDIADSRARLEQYAAQGIIGGATAQLVGTITAGEFDEVTEHAVPLSAEREALAEALDAAGESAAFDFGTD, from the coding sequence GTGTCTAAAGTCTTGACCTCACTGCCCGTCGGCGAACGCGTCGGTATCGCCTTCTCTGGAGGCCTCGACACCTCTGTGGCCGTCGCGTGGATGCGCGACAAGGGTGCGATTCCGTGCACGTACACGGGCGACCTCGGTCAGCCCGACGAGCCTGATGTCGCGGCGGTGCCCGCTCGAGCGACCGAATACGGTGCTGAGATCAGCCGACTCGTCGACGCGAAGGCCGCGCTCGTCGAAGAGGGTCTCGTCGCCCTCGCGTGCGGCGCCTTCCACATTCGCAACGCCGGCAAGACTTACTTCAACACCACGCCGCTCGGCCGCGCCGTGACGGGCACCATGCTCGTGCGCGCCATGAAAGACGACGGCGTCGAGATCTGGGGCGACGGCAGCACCTACAAGGGCAACGACATCGAGCGGTTCTATCGCTATGGGCTGCTCGCGAACCCGCGCTTGCGCATCTACAAGCCGTGGCTCGACGCCGACTTCGTCACCGAGCTCGGCGGGCGCCAAGAGATGAGCGAGTGGCTCGTCGCCCACGGTTTTCCGTACCGCGACTCGGCCGAGAAGGCCTATTCGACCGACGCCAACATCTGGGGGGCCACGCACGAGGCGAAGACGCTCGAGCACCTCGACGTGTCGCTCGAGACGGTCGAGCCGATCATGGGCGTCAAGTTCTGGGACGAATCGGTGCAGATCGCCACCGAAGACGTCACGGTCGCCTTCGCAGAAGGCCGCCCTGTCGCGCTCAACGGCGTGGAGTACACGGATGCTGTGCGCCTGGTGCTCGAGGCGAACGCCATCGGCGGCCGCCACGGCCTCGGCATGAGCGACCAGATCGAGAACCGCATCATCGAAGCCAAGAGCCGCGGCATCTACGAGGCCCCCGGCATGGCCCTGCTGCACATCGCCTACGAGCGACTGCTCAACGGAATCCACAACGAAGACACCATCGCGAACTACCATGCAGAAGGCCGGCGCCTCGGCCGGCTCATGTACGAAGGCCGGTGGCTCGACCCGCAGTCGCTCATGCTGCGTGAGAGCATCCAGAAGTGGGTGGGCTCGGCCGTCACCGGCGAGGTGACCCTGCGCCTGCGCCGCGGCGACGACTACACGATCGTCGACACGACGGGCCCCGGTCTGTCGTATTCGCCCGAGAAGCTGTCGATGGAGCGCGTCGGCGATGCGGCCTTCGGCCCCACCGACCGCATCGGCCAGCTCACGATGCGCAACCTCGACATCGCAGACTCGCGCGCGCGGCTCGAGCAGTATGCCGCGCAGGGCATCATCGGTGGCGCCACCGCTCAGCTCGTGGGCACCATCACCGCGGGCGAGTTCGATGAGGTCACCGAGCACGCGGTGCCGCTGTCAGCCGAGCGCGAAGCCCTCGCCGAGGCCCTAGACGCCGCCGGCGAGAGCGCCGCGTTCGACTTCGGCACCGACTGA
- a CDS encoding bifunctional 2-polyprenyl-6-hydroxyphenol methylase/3-demethylubiquinol 3-O-methyltransferase UbiG has product MTDLEPTAQQLWDSRYAEKPLMWSGRVNAVVAELIEPLEPATALDLGCGEGGDVLWLAERGWHAAGVDVSAVAIERATRAADDRGVTVRASFERRDLQVDGVPTGLFALVLASYLHSPGELDRRSILRGAADAVAPGGRLLVVGHAAPPPWADEHAHHHHLPSLDDTRADLAFDDEWTIEVSEVRAREVVAPDGTPGELLDVVVLAKRH; this is encoded by the coding sequence ATGACTGACCTCGAACCGACCGCCCAGCAGTTGTGGGATTCCCGGTATGCCGAAAAACCCCTGATGTGGAGCGGCAGGGTGAACGCCGTCGTCGCCGAACTCATCGAGCCGCTCGAGCCTGCAACAGCACTCGACCTCGGCTGCGGCGAGGGCGGCGATGTGCTCTGGCTCGCCGAGCGAGGCTGGCACGCCGCGGGAGTCGATGTCTCTGCCGTCGCAATCGAGCGCGCGACCCGAGCCGCCGACGATCGGGGGGTGACGGTGCGAGCGAGCTTCGAGCGACGCGACCTGCAGGTCGACGGCGTACCCACCGGCCTCTTCGCTCTCGTGCTCGCCAGCTATCTGCACTCGCCGGGCGAGCTCGACCGTCGGTCGATTCTGCGTGGTGCCGCTGATGCCGTGGCGCCGGGAGGTCGGTTGCTCGTCGTCGGGCACGCGGCCCCGCCGCCGTGGGCCGATGAGCACGCCCACCACCACCACCTTCCCAGCCTTGATGACACGCGGGCTGATCTTGCCTTCGACGACGAGTGGACGATCGAGGTGTCAGAGGTGCGCGCGCGCGAGGTCGTCGCCCCCGATGGCACCCCCGGCGAACTGCTCGACGTCGTCGTGCTGGCGAAGCGTCACTGA
- a CDS encoding helix-turn-helix domain-containing protein has product MTNDAVRQIGPRLRAARRQRGLTLDQLATAAGLSASTLSRLESGKRSPGLDVLLPLVRELRIGLDELIPSGVPDPRVSGRVVERHGMRILDLSPAGAPVRTWRVSYRARLDPPQPRVHDGYEWLYVISGRLRLVLGDHDVVLGPGEAAEFDTRVPHALGAADAQGAEVLSIFSDEGARIHTAVQTEPLNSPE; this is encoded by the coding sequence ATGACCAACGACGCCGTGCGGCAGATCGGGCCGCGGCTGCGCGCAGCGCGGCGCCAGCGCGGGCTCACGCTCGACCAGCTGGCCACAGCAGCCGGGCTCTCGGCGAGCACCCTCTCGCGGCTCGAGAGCGGCAAGCGCAGCCCCGGCCTCGATGTGCTGCTGCCCCTCGTGCGCGAGCTGCGCATCGGGCTCGACGAGCTGATTCCGAGCGGGGTGCCCGACCCGCGAGTCTCGGGACGAGTCGTCGAACGGCACGGCATGCGCATTCTCGACCTCTCGCCCGCTGGTGCTCCCGTGCGCACATGGCGCGTGAGTTATCGTGCGCGGCTCGACCCGCCTCAGCCTCGGGTGCACGACGGCTACGAGTGGCTCTACGTCATCAGCGGCAGGTTACGGCTCGTGCTCGGCGATCACGATGTGGTGCTGGGGCCCGGCGAAGCGGCCGAGTTCGACACGCGCGTACCGCACGCTCTCGGGGCAGCCGACGCGCAGGGTGCTGAAGTGCTCAGCATCTTCAGCGACGAAGGTGCGCGCATCCACACGGCAGTGCAGACGGAGCCGCTGAACTCGCCCGAGTAG
- a CDS encoding NAD(P)/FAD-dependent oxidoreductase — MTSASSTPPTPELDVLVIGGGAAGLSGAIMLARSRRRVEVIDSGDPRNAPAAGVHGLLGHDGISPLALLERARGELEGFGGTISRATVVAARPTGATFTVDLDDGGTRTARRLLIATGLRDELPEISGLRERWGRDVIHCPYCHGWEARDQRIGVIATGPFAAHQALLFRQLSDDVLVIAPEPGSVSDDDRRRLDARGIAVFVGEPHEVVVVDDRVRGLSLSNGSTVERDVLVVGAPMRARLDGLDGLGLVVDELPGGFGTVLRVDNLGKTSVAGVRAAGNVADPSAQVGAAAAAGAMAGAQLNAELVELDIESALSIA; from the coding sequence ATGACTTCTGCGAGCAGCACTCCCCCGACACCAGAACTTGACGTGCTCGTGATCGGCGGTGGTGCCGCCGGGCTCAGCGGTGCCATCATGCTCGCTCGGTCTCGACGCCGCGTCGAGGTCATCGACTCTGGTGACCCTCGCAACGCTCCGGCGGCCGGTGTGCACGGGCTACTCGGCCATGACGGCATCAGTCCTCTCGCTCTGCTCGAGCGCGCCCGCGGCGAGCTCGAAGGCTTCGGCGGCACCATCAGCCGTGCGACCGTGGTGGCGGCACGACCGACGGGTGCAACCTTCACGGTCGACCTCGACGACGGCGGCACGCGCACGGCTCGCCGACTGCTCATCGCGACGGGGCTGCGCGATGAGCTGCCCGAGATCTCGGGCCTGCGTGAACGCTGGGGTCGCGACGTCATCCACTGCCCCTACTGCCACGGCTGGGAGGCGCGCGACCAGCGCATCGGCGTCATCGCGACCGGGCCCTTCGCGGCGCATCAGGCACTGCTCTTCCGTCAGTTGAGCGACGACGTGCTCGTCATCGCTCCCGAGCCCGGCAGCGTGAGCGACGACGATCGCCGACGGCTCGACGCGCGCGGCATCGCAGTCTTCGTCGGCGAACCGCACGAGGTCGTCGTCGTTGACGACCGCGTGCGGGGATTGTCTCTGAGCAACGGCTCAACGGTCGAGCGCGATGTGCTCGTCGTCGGAGCCCCCATGCGAGCTCGACTCGACGGCCTCGACGGGCTCGGGCTCGTGGTCGACGAACTGCCGGGCGGGTTCGGCACCGTCCTCCGCGTGGACAACCTCGGCAAGACTTCGGTCGCGGGCGTGCGCGCGGCGGGCAACGTCGCCGACCCGAGCGCTCAGGTGGGCGCGGCCGCTGCCGCGGGTGCCATGGCGGGCGCCCAGCTCAATGCCGAACTCGTCGAGCTCGACATCGAGTCGGCGCTGTCGATCGCCTAG
- a CDS encoding SDR family oxidoreductase has translation MNAQTHDPTTLHRAEEFPAQSQDAPGLAEEMTPTPDHGEDSYKGHGRLLGRRALITGGDSGIGRAVAIAFAREGADVAFTHLPEEHADAAVTEHEVRDAGRTAVAMEGDLRDEQFAERIVDQAVGELGGLDILVLNAARQGDRSSVHDVTADELRHTFETNLFSQIATVRAALPHLNPGASVILTTSIQAFDPSPGLLDYAMTKAAQVAFVRAMANDWGSLGVRVNGVAPGPIWTPLIPSTGWDDEKVSSFGQDTPLGRAGQPAELAGAYVYLASEEATYVSGTIIGVTGGRHL, from the coding sequence ATGAACGCCCAGACCCACGACCCGACCACCCTGCACCGTGCCGAAGAGTTTCCGGCGCAGAGCCAAGACGCCCCGGGGCTGGCCGAAGAGATGACGCCGACTCCTGATCACGGCGAAGACTCGTACAAGGGGCACGGTCGACTGCTCGGGCGGCGAGCGCTCATCACGGGCGGCGACTCGGGAATCGGCCGTGCGGTGGCCATCGCCTTCGCGCGCGAAGGTGCCGATGTCGCCTTCACCCACCTGCCCGAAGAGCACGCCGATGCCGCGGTGACCGAGCACGAGGTGCGCGACGCGGGGCGCACCGCTGTGGCCATGGAAGGCGACCTGCGAGACGAGCAGTTCGCTGAGCGCATCGTCGATCAGGCCGTCGGAGAGCTGGGCGGGCTCGACATTCTCGTGCTCAATGCGGCGCGACAAGGAGACCGTAGCAGTGTGCACGATGTGACGGCAGACGAGCTTCGACACACGTTCGAGACGAACCTGTTCTCGCAGATCGCGACAGTGCGGGCAGCGCTGCCTCACCTCAACCCCGGGGCGAGCGTCATTCTCACGACCTCGATTCAGGCGTTCGACCCGTCGCCCGGCCTGCTCGACTACGCCATGACGAAGGCGGCCCAGGTTGCCTTCGTGCGGGCGATGGCGAACGATTGGGGCTCGCTCGGGGTTCGCGTCAACGGCGTCGCGCCCGGCCCGATCTGGACTCCGCTGATTCCGTCGACCGGCTGGGACGACGAGAAGGTGTCGTCGTTCGGCCAGGACACGCCACTGGGTCGCGCAGGACAGCCCGCCGAACTGGCAGGCGCGTACGTGTATCTCGCCTCAGAAGAGGCCACCTACGTGTCGGGCACGATCATCGGGGTCACGGGTGGGCGTCACCTCTAG
- a CDS encoding NADH:ubiquinone oxidoreductase subunit 4 (chain M), with product MTRIIATLVAIFVGLALFSGAAVVLITPVAVQFVESALGRAGDPPAERADGPQTPTESDADFGEVQVFDVLADGSLEPAATGVAAEVWNQFVRIVGADVAGEVIIQYRAGDAPRSDTLAYVYQDQNPRYWTLAVNLATADDPQLLVATLIHEYAHVFSFDHADFDRKAPSCDTLDLFEGCAADDSYLYEFYVAFWAGYPDAVDVENTDPDAAWRFYLAYEDDFVSDYAATNLGEDFAESFMTFVIEDSFEGPSVAAQKLRFFTQYPELVELREHIRAEMAVELGLR from the coding sequence ATGACGCGCATCATCGCCACCCTCGTGGCGATCTTCGTGGGGCTCGCGCTCTTCAGCGGCGCTGCCGTGGTGCTCATCACCCCGGTGGCCGTGCAGTTCGTCGAGTCGGCCCTCGGGCGTGCGGGCGACCCACCGGCCGAACGCGCCGACGGCCCGCAGACTCCCACAGAGTCTGATGCCGACTTCGGCGAGGTGCAGGTCTTCGACGTGCTCGCTGATGGCTCGCTCGAGCCTGCCGCCACAGGTGTGGCCGCCGAGGTCTGGAACCAGTTCGTGCGCATCGTCGGTGCCGACGTGGCGGGTGAGGTGATCATCCAGTACCGGGCGGGCGACGCGCCCCGCAGCGACACGCTCGCCTACGTCTATCAAGACCAGAACCCGCGCTACTGGACTCTCGCGGTGAATCTTGCGACCGCCGATGACCCGCAGCTGCTGGTGGCGACGCTCATCCACGAATACGCTCACGTGTTCAGCTTCGATCACGCTGACTTCGACCGAAAGGCGCCATCGTGCGACACCCTCGATCTCTTCGAGGGATGCGCGGCCGACGACAGCTACCTCTACGAGTTCTATGTGGCGTTCTGGGCGGGGTACCCCGATGCGGTCGACGTCGAGAACACTGACCCTGACGCAGCCTGGCGGTTCTACCTCGCCTACGAAGACGACTTCGTGAGCGACTACGCGGCGACGAACCTCGGCGAAGACTTCGCCGAGTCGTTCATGACCTTCGTCATCGAAGACTCATTCGAGGGGCCGAGCGTGGCGGCGCAGAAGCTGCGGTTCTTCACGCAGTACCCCGAGCTGGTTGAGCTGCGCGAGCACATCCGCGCCGAAATGGCGGTCGAGCTCGGGCTGCGGTGA
- a CDS encoding Rho termination factor N-terminal domain-containing protein, with product MPRDQDNPSLKDPELYEKLRDEGASAEKAARISNAAARDGRSNVGRRGAEARDYDDRTVEELRQRARELGLTGYSSKRKAELISLLREH from the coding sequence ATGCCTCGCGACCAAGACAACCCGAGTCTGAAAGACCCCGAGTTGTACGAGAAGCTGCGCGATGAGGGCGCCTCGGCTGAGAAGGCGGCGCGCATCTCGAACGCGGCTGCGCGCGATGGCAGGTCGAACGTCGGTCGACGCGGGGCCGAAGCCCGAGACTACGACGATCGCACGGTCGAAGAGTTGCGGCAACGCGCTCGCGAACTCGGTCTCACCGGCTACAGCAGCAAGCGCAAGGCAGAACTCATCTCTCTGCTGCGTGAGCACTGA